The following coding sequences lie in one Zingiber officinale cultivar Zhangliang chromosome 2B, Zo_v1.1, whole genome shotgun sequence genomic window:
- the LOC122048773 gene encoding pentatricopeptide repeat-containing protein At2g20540-like, whose protein sequence is MQPNEVTVVAVLAACADLGELDLVKRIHAFAVQCSLHKDNVRICNMLIDMYIRYGCDTRPAVLGISWHNLTSPSRCVAVASPPAELFSSVLLLRPTSPLGLAIPSFLSSPAHIFDQGQSRALASPSSGFLALCPRFSLAVGSEQNSSEYQTGASSDEFFLCLCLIVPKTIPSCVLAGSWRVLEFQKRINCCGVFS, encoded by the exons ATGCAACCAAATGAGGTGACGGTGGTCGCCGTCCTCGCTGCTTGTGCCGACCTCGGAGAGCTCGATTTGGTGAAGCGAATCCATGCGTTCGCAGTGCAATGCTCACTCCACAAGGACAATGTGCGCATTTGCAATATGCTGATCGACATGTACATCAGATATGGGTGTGATACG CGCCCAGCAGTGCTCGGCATCTCCTGGCACAACCTGACCTCTCCCTCTCGGTGTGTTGCTGTCGCGTCGCCGCCGGCCGAGCTATTCTCCTCAGTCCTACTTCTCCGGCCAACTTCTCCTCTCGGACTTGCGATCCCCTCATTTCTTTCCTCACCGGCGCACATCTTCGACCAGGGGCAGAGCCGAGCCCTAGCCTCGCCTTCTTCTGGTTTTCTTGCGTTGTGCCCTAGGTTTTCTCTTGCTGTTGGATCCGAACAAAACAGTAGTGAG TATCAGACAGGAGCAAGCAGTGACGAGTTCTTCTTGTGTCTCTGCTTGATAGTGCCGAAGACAATACCGAGCTGTGTtttagccggatcttggag GGTACTAGAATTCCAGAAGAGGATAAATTGCTGTGGGGTTTTTTCTTAG
- the LOC122047438 gene encoding transcription factor IIIB 60 kDa subunit-like isoform X2 → MGWCSHCDDECPIFRDPDNGYVCCALCGRILDQDIYYTGPTFAKDSSGQSQLTGNLMKILQHELSGSYERTLKRGKDEISYIVSGLDISGGDPLIDNAHVFYQLAVDKNFTKGRRLPYVAAACLYLACRQRKMAYLLIDFSDYLQISVYVLGAVFLQLCKTLKLLEHPIVQNIVDPSLFINRFTERLLGRKNNAVSDTALRLVASMKRDWMQTGRKPNGLCGAALYISVHSHGLNYSKSDIGSVVHICEATLTRRLLEFESTESGSLTMEEFLFRAEDVDGESPSIQLPKPGKLLCQHKETDAPHFAHGLCKECYDEFIEISGGLQGGTDPPAFQRAEKQRMEKIKLPDESNLDNQETNEKHINIPNEGSCDVNSTSYVSPVEGKPSKELRSAGHESIDPSTFSEQYGFSDSENDGSDHFSDIDDAEVNGYLHTEKEKELKKIIWEEMNKEYLEEQAAKEAAAAAAKEAYEAMYANASEDLLAAKELVEATDAALVKSKKEKKQRRIAEVKNMIPARTPLEAVRRMLMKKTFSAKVNYEALETMFSSEQNHAKKQKVELDVGDPHETLDKKDDHADILDNKDDDGPGASDNDNYDVNYDDYKGGNDEYDYGDEDHDYEDF, encoded by the exons ATGGGTTGGTGTAGTCATTGTGACGACGAATGCCCAATCTTTAGGGATCCTGACAATGGATATGT GTGCTGTGCCTTATGTGGAAGGATTCTCGATCAAGATATTTACTACACTGGTCCCACTTTTGCGAAGGATAGTAGTGGTCAG AGTCAACTAACTGGTAATCTCATGAAGATTTTGCAACATGAATTATCTGGATCATATGAAAGAACTCTAAAGAGAG GAAAAGATGAGATTAGCTATATTGTAAGTGGCCTGGACATTAGCGGCGGAGATCCTTTAATCGACAATGCACATGTTTTCTATCAG TTGGCGGTAGATAAGAATTTCACCAAAGGACGCAGGCTACCTTATGTTGCAGCAGCTTGTCTCTATCTTGCTTGCAG GCAACGGAAAATGGCCTATCTTCTCATTGATTTTTCTGACTACTTGCAGATAAGTGT ATATGTGCTTGGAGCTGTGTTTTTGCAACTTTGTAAAACTTTGAAGCTCTTGGAGCACCCAATTGTCCAGAATATAGTGGATCCTAGTCTTTTTATCAATCGATTTACAGAGC GACTTTTAGGCAGAAAGAATAATGCAGTTTCTGATACGGCTCTTCGCTTGGTTGCAAGCATGAAAAGAGATTGGATGCAG ACAGGGAGGAAACCCAACGGATTATGTGGTGCAGCATTATACATATCTGTACATTCTCATGGACTTAATTACTCCAAATCAGATATT GGTTCTGTTGTACACATTTGTGAAGCGACTCTAACTAGACGACTACTAGAGTTTGAAAGTACAGAGTCTGGTAGCTTAACT ATGGAGGAGTTCCTTTTTAGGGCTGAAGATGTAGATGGAGAATCTCCATCCATTCAATTACCTAAGCCTGGTAAACTTTTATGTCAGCACAAAGAAACTGATGCACCTCATTTTGCTCATGGACTTTGCAAGGAATGTTATGATGAG TTCATTGAAATATCCGGGGGACTTCAAGGTGGTACTGATCCTCCAGCCTTTCAACGTGCTGAGAAGCAGAGgatggaaaaaataaaattaccagATGAATCCAACCTAGATAACCAGGAAACAAATGAGAAGCATATAAATATCCCT AATGAGGGAAGCTGTGATGTTAATTCGACTTCATATGTTAGCCCTGTTGAAGGAAAACCATCAAAGGAACTTCGAAGTGCTG GGCATGAGTCGATTGACCCATCAACTTTCAGTGAACAATATGGTTTTTCAGACTCTGAAAATGATGGGAGTGATCATTTTTCTGACATTGATGATGCTGAG GTAAATGGATATCTACACACTGAGAAAGAGAAGGAACTTAAAAAGATTATATGGGAAGAAATGAACAAAGAGTATCTTGAG GAACAAGCAGCAAAGGAAGCTGCTGCTGCAGCTGCCAAGGAGGCATATGAAGCGATGTATGCAAATGCTTCAGAAGATTTGCTAGCCGCAAAGGAACTTGTGGAAGCAACTGATGCAGCTCTAGTAAAATCTAAAAAG GAAAAGAAACAAAGACGTATTGCAGAAGTTAAAAATATGATTCCTGCACGGACTCCTCTTGAAGCGGTACGTCGGATGCTTATGAAAAAG ACTTTCAGTGCAAAAGTCAACTACGAAGCGTTGGAAACTATGTTCTCG TCCGAACAAAACCATGCAAAAAAGCAAAAAGTTGAATTGGATGTTGGTGATCCTCATGAAACTCTCGACAAGAAAGATGATCATGCAGATATTCTAGATAACAAGGATGATGATGGGCCAGGAGCATCTGACAATGATAATTATGATGTTAATTATGATGATTACAAGGGAGGTAATGATGAATATGATTATGGAGATGAAGACCATGATTATGAGGATTTTTGA
- the LOC122047438 gene encoding transcription factor IIIB 60 kDa subunit-like isoform X1: MGWCSHCDDECPIFRDPDNGYVCCALCGRILDQDIYYTGPTFAKDSSGQSQLTGNLMKILQHELSGSYERTLKRGKDEISYIVSGLDISGGDPLIDNAHVFYQLAVDKNFTKGRRLPYVAAACLYLACRQRKMAYLLIDFSDYLQISVYVLGAVFLQLCKTLKLLEHPIVQNIVDPSLFINRFTERLLGRKNNAVSDTALRLVASMKRDWMQTGRKPNGLCGAALYISVHSHGLNYSKSDIGSVVHICEATLTRRLLEFESTESGSLTMEEFLFRAEDVDGESPSIQLPKPGKLLCQHKETDAPHFAHGLCKECYDEFIEISGGLQGGTDPPAFQRAEKQRMEKIKLPDESNLDNQETNEKHINIPNEGSCDVNSTSYVSPVEGKPSKELRSADPAGHESIDPSTFSEQYGFSDSENDGSDHFSDIDDAEVNGYLHTEKEKELKKIIWEEMNKEYLEEQAAKEAAAAAAKEAYEAMYANASEDLLAAKELVEATDAALVKSKKEKKQRRIAEVKNMIPARTPLEAVRRMLMKKTFSAKVNYEALETMFSSEQNHAKKQKVELDVGDPHETLDKKDDHADILDNKDDDGPGASDNDNYDVNYDDYKGGNDEYDYGDEDHDYEDF; this comes from the exons ATGGGTTGGTGTAGTCATTGTGACGACGAATGCCCAATCTTTAGGGATCCTGACAATGGATATGT GTGCTGTGCCTTATGTGGAAGGATTCTCGATCAAGATATTTACTACACTGGTCCCACTTTTGCGAAGGATAGTAGTGGTCAG AGTCAACTAACTGGTAATCTCATGAAGATTTTGCAACATGAATTATCTGGATCATATGAAAGAACTCTAAAGAGAG GAAAAGATGAGATTAGCTATATTGTAAGTGGCCTGGACATTAGCGGCGGAGATCCTTTAATCGACAATGCACATGTTTTCTATCAG TTGGCGGTAGATAAGAATTTCACCAAAGGACGCAGGCTACCTTATGTTGCAGCAGCTTGTCTCTATCTTGCTTGCAG GCAACGGAAAATGGCCTATCTTCTCATTGATTTTTCTGACTACTTGCAGATAAGTGT ATATGTGCTTGGAGCTGTGTTTTTGCAACTTTGTAAAACTTTGAAGCTCTTGGAGCACCCAATTGTCCAGAATATAGTGGATCCTAGTCTTTTTATCAATCGATTTACAGAGC GACTTTTAGGCAGAAAGAATAATGCAGTTTCTGATACGGCTCTTCGCTTGGTTGCAAGCATGAAAAGAGATTGGATGCAG ACAGGGAGGAAACCCAACGGATTATGTGGTGCAGCATTATACATATCTGTACATTCTCATGGACTTAATTACTCCAAATCAGATATT GGTTCTGTTGTACACATTTGTGAAGCGACTCTAACTAGACGACTACTAGAGTTTGAAAGTACAGAGTCTGGTAGCTTAACT ATGGAGGAGTTCCTTTTTAGGGCTGAAGATGTAGATGGAGAATCTCCATCCATTCAATTACCTAAGCCTGGTAAACTTTTATGTCAGCACAAAGAAACTGATGCACCTCATTTTGCTCATGGACTTTGCAAGGAATGTTATGATGAG TTCATTGAAATATCCGGGGGACTTCAAGGTGGTACTGATCCTCCAGCCTTTCAACGTGCTGAGAAGCAGAGgatggaaaaaataaaattaccagATGAATCCAACCTAGATAACCAGGAAACAAATGAGAAGCATATAAATATCCCT AATGAGGGAAGCTGTGATGTTAATTCGACTTCATATGTTAGCCCTGTTGAAGGAAAACCATCAAAGGAACTTCGAAGTGCTG ATCCTGCAGGGCATGAGTCGATTGACCCATCAACTTTCAGTGAACAATATGGTTTTTCAGACTCTGAAAATGATGGGAGTGATCATTTTTCTGACATTGATGATGCTGAG GTAAATGGATATCTACACACTGAGAAAGAGAAGGAACTTAAAAAGATTATATGGGAAGAAATGAACAAAGAGTATCTTGAG GAACAAGCAGCAAAGGAAGCTGCTGCTGCAGCTGCCAAGGAGGCATATGAAGCGATGTATGCAAATGCTTCAGAAGATTTGCTAGCCGCAAAGGAACTTGTGGAAGCAACTGATGCAGCTCTAGTAAAATCTAAAAAG GAAAAGAAACAAAGACGTATTGCAGAAGTTAAAAATATGATTCCTGCACGGACTCCTCTTGAAGCGGTACGTCGGATGCTTATGAAAAAG ACTTTCAGTGCAAAAGTCAACTACGAAGCGTTGGAAACTATGTTCTCG TCCGAACAAAACCATGCAAAAAAGCAAAAAGTTGAATTGGATGTTGGTGATCCTCATGAAACTCTCGACAAGAAAGATGATCATGCAGATATTCTAGATAACAAGGATGATGATGGGCCAGGAGCATCTGACAATGATAATTATGATGTTAATTATGATGATTACAAGGGAGGTAATGATGAATATGATTATGGAGATGAAGACCATGATTATGAGGATTTTTGA